The Ipomoea triloba cultivar NCNSP0323 chromosome 13, ASM357664v1 genomic interval TTATATGGATACCCAGACCACGTCGATCACATGTGAGCTTTCCTTTGCATGGGAATCTTTTCAATAGTTTTCTCAAAAGGCATTGAGAATTTTGTTTGTAATTGGATCTAGTGTTATCTAgtttgtggtgtgttttaatgtTGTATATATTCCATGTTTTAGGGAAAGAGTGGACGCTGGCAGAAAGCATATCATCTGAAAGTCCCCCCACCACCAATGCCGCCTCAACCTCCTCGAGGAGGTCCACGCCAAAGAATTCTTCCAACTCCTCGTGGGGTTAATATGATAGCGTGGAGCTTGGATAACCGCTTTGTTCTTGCTGCTATAATGGGTATATCACGTGCATATTcctaattgaaatatatatttggttttgCAAACCTTTGCTCGCATGCATTCTGTGGCACTTTTAGTTTGCTGATTATTTAGGAGAAATATTATAACTATACTACTACGAAATATCCTAAGTGGGACTAACTGATATTCTAACATTATTTATCGACAGTATTGTTTCAGCAGTCCTGCTTGATTGATTAACCAATATGATCAGTAGTTTGTCATTATCCAAGAAGCTTGTTTTTGGCTGTTGGTTCCACATGATATTCTTACATGCCCTTCCCTTTCATCTGATTTGTAAATAGATAAGCTTTATGCTGTTTCCATATGCTTGTCATGTTTTAGCTGCTCCCATAGCTTCACTTACAatgattttcttttactttGTAGATTGCAGAATATGTGTCTGGAATGCGGTTGATGGAAGTTTAGTGCACTCTTTGACCGGTCATACTGCATCTGTGAGTTTTGTACAGTTTGCACACAATTTGTTGTGGGATGTTTGCACAACCTATAATCATAATATTTTCAGATTACATTTACATTGCCAACTAATACTTCTCTTGCATGCTACTTGTTCTGTCTATTGTATGATAGAGTTTATATTAGATGACTATTATGAAGGGCAGGTGCCACCCGtcattttcctattaaatacAGACTGTCTGATCATGTCACTTTTTGACTGTTGCAGACCTATGTCCTGGATGTTCATCCTTTTAATCCTCGAATTGCAATGAGTGCTGGATATGATGGGAAAACAATTGTATGGGATGTGAGTTTACTCTCTTGATTTCTAGTtctatttatcatttttatggGTAAATTGTTTCAGGGCTTGAATCCCTGACATAACTAGGATGTGTGATCATATTGCTACAGAACCAGGGGCTGACATTTATTAATATTCTCACATTTATGAATTCAAATTCTAGTTCCATACATCTTGATTAACATTTTTGGCCTATTCCCTTTTCAACCAAATCCTCAAAAAATTGCAGATCTGGGAAGGTGCACCTATTCGAACCTATGAAATTGGAAGATTCAAGCTGGTTGATGGAAAGTTTTCCCCGTAAGTTGATACTTTAACATATTAGCATTCTCATGTATCTTGGGACATGTTACCTTGTGTTTGAAAGATTTGGGGACAGATGGTATTCTTTTACCTGGatttgtcttttattttatttttaattcttggAATTTGGATGAGAGGAGTGGGACATTATTCATCtcatttcattttcaaattCTGAGACAGTTAGAAAATGGAACATAAGTAATTAGCTACATGTACACCATTAGTTTTGATGCCAAAATCTTGTCTTTTCTTCCAGAGATGGAACATCGATTATACTTTCTGATGATGTTggtcaattatatattttaaacacGGGAGAAGGAGAATCCCAGAAAGATGCTAAATATGACCAGGTTTATTTGAGTTCCATAAATTCTTTAACTGTAGACTCAGTTATTGGTTTGATTAATGAATGCCTAAAACAATGTCTTAACAGTTCTTCCTTGGAGACTATCGCCCTCTTATTCAAGATACAAATGGTAATGTCCTTGATCAGGTAGGTTtctgtttccattattctctgCTCATCCCTTTGCATAATGAGCTGTAAATGTATCTCAATTACACAAAGTCAATATACTCACTTAAAATTTCTATCATATTGGATTATTGtaataaattattcttttttctttgttggataGGAAGACTGGGTGATAAACTAATATTTATACCTCAAAAAGTGTcaacaaatgaaaatataatagcaAATAACTAACCAGAATGAGTCAATTGTATATTTAGAATTTGCTCTCAAATTCTGTTAGTTGTCTATAAAATGATAGACAAATAACCAAGTAATATTTGTGacctaaaataattaaaaattgttacaaTACTCAGCCTATATACTATTTCATATTATGGAGTTGTAAATTTAAGTAATATTTGTGacctaaaataattaaaaattgttacaaTACTCAGCCTATATACTATTTCATATTATGGAGttgtaaatttgtaaatcaaaagcCATTATGTAACAAAGTGAAATGAGAAAATGCTTTTGCAATtaacatttgaataaaaagatagaaaaaaaaaaaaagagtccaGGCTCTGGTGTTGAATTTGCTGTTGTATGATATGTGTGCGTGCTTTCTTGGggttattaatttaaaaaaaatgaatttgcaATTTTTTACTGGTTTAGGAAACTCAACTTGCTCCATACCGGAGGAACATGCAAGATCTCCTCTGTGATTCAGGTTCTTTTCATTCTGCTATTTTTTGAATGTTAATATTGTCtgttttcttctcctttttaaATAGTATACTCACTAGTCAAATAATGACAGTCATGATTCCATATCCTGAGCCTTATCAGAGCATGTACCAAAAGAGGCGGTTAGGAGCTTTGGGTATAGAGTGGCGCCCATCATCTATCAGATTTGCAGTTGGTCCTGATGTCACCCTGGACCAAGATTACCCAATGCTTCCCATTGCAGACTTAGAAATGTTGATTGAACCCCTCCCTGGGATTATTGATGCAATGGACTGGGAACCTGCAATTGAGAATCTAAGTGAGGATACAGATTCGGAGTATCATGTTACTGAGGATACTTCTGGAGGGGAGCAAGGAAGTTTTAGTTCCAACGCTCCAGGTGATCCAGCAAGCAGTGGGGGAGACAGTGATGACGACACTCAGCGAGATAGCCGTCGTAGATCAAAACGAAAAAAACAGAAAGGGGAAGTAAgttcatttctttttattttattgtggtATACTTTTTACCCAGGTGTGGAAATTAATTCAGTTTCCTCAATTCAGGTCGAGATCATGTCATCATTTGGAAGGCGTGTGAAGAGGAAGAACTTGGATGAGTATGAGGGCAGTTCACTTAGAAACAACCATGGTAGGAAATCAAGAAATGGTCGGAAAACTTCAAAGAAGAAGTCTTCAAAATCTTCTAGACCAAGGAGAGCTGCTGCACGCAATGCTCTTCACTTGTTTTCCCGAATTACAGGAGCATCTGcagatggagaagatgaagattgctctGAAGGTGATTCATCAGAAAGTAAATCTACTGTTCAGGACTCATACACTGAAAGTGAGGAATCAGATGTATCCTTGCATGATGAACATCATGGGCATTCAAAGGGGAAAGAAGTATGTCTGGATCAATCTGAGGATATGGGTATGCTTTTCCAAGATCCTAAATCTCATTTGAATTATGGAAACAGGAAAAGATTGGTTCTCAAGTTGCCAAATCGTGATTCAAATAGAGCTGCACCACCCCAAAGTGCTAAATTGGAGTACGAAAGCGAGTCTGCTCAAGCTGGTCCATCATCAACAGCTTTTCACGAGGCTGATGGTGCGCCTGAATACAAGTGTCAGGATAACTTGCCTGGGCTTACAGATAATGATGGAACAGAAAGAAGTGAGACGAGACAACTACGGTCACAACATTTCTATCTCCTTGATGGATGCAAAGGTGGGAACATGAGATGGGGAGGAGTTAGATCTCGTACATCTAAACATTCAAGGACAGGAGATCTGCCACAATCAGGCTCACATGCTGGAGTGAACTTAAACGTCAGTGGACATGTTCAGACAGAAAATGTCATTGATGAGGATTCCACAATGGAAAACGAGTGTGAAAGAATTCATCCTAGTTCTGGATTCCAAAATCATGAGGATAATGGAATGATTCATTCCATTGAGCCTTCTCCTCACACTGGTATGCTTGGAAATTCAGAGAGTGCAGAAACTGCTGAAAAGTATGTAGATGAGTGCAAGAATTCCGAAGAATTGCCAACATGCTCTCATAAAATGGCTGATAATCCAGATGTGCCTTCTGTTCCTTGTGCTAATGGGACTGGTGATCACCCTCCCCTCAAAGATAGAGTTACAGGTATCCCGACAAGGTTGCGGATAAGATCAAAGAACTCTGCTGACCTTGATAGTCGTAGTAAGACAGATGAGAAATCTGAATTGGAGATTTCTAGGCTCAATCCCTGCTGTGGTGCAGATGATGCATCTCAAGAGACTCCGAAGATTTTAAGTTCCAACCTACCATGTAATGACAACTTTGAGAGACCAAGTGTGGCTAATGGGCTTGATGAAAAGCAGGTGGAGCAAGAAAGTGCTGGTGGAGCTACTGGATCTTCTGTTCAGGACTCAAAGCAGTTGCAGTCAGAGGATAGGATGTTCAGTGCTGTCTATAGAAGATCAAGATTTGGCAGGGGTAGAAGTAACGTAGAATGTCTTGGTGGTGGAAGCATGGAAACCAGTACATCAAACAGTCAGAGCCTCACTCCTGCTGAAGGAAATGGTAACATAGGTGAAGCAGTCCGTAGAACAAGATCTATCAGGCTGAGGCCAACAAGTGGTGatataaatctctcaggcagCAATCTTAGATTTAGGAAGCCCCGTGATCACACAGTACCCCCATCAACTGGTTTGGAAAGGGCTTCAGGTAATAGAGGAGGCGATGAAAGCCCCAATGATGAATCACGATCTAATTCGAAAGTTGCTGTTGGAGTGAGATCTACTAGAATAAGGAGAAGCAGTTTTTACATCCGTGAGCCTAGTCCTCCAGATAGAAGGAAGTCAAATCAATCAGCAAAAAGTTCATGGTTGATGTTAGTAGCAAGGGAAGAGCACCGTTATATCCCTCAGCAAGGGGATGAAGTTGTGTATTTGAGACAGGTAGctacttctttttcatttttgctGTGTTTTTGTGAACTCTTTACTGTTCTATTCCCACTTAACTGTCCTTAcggcatgactattttttttcttcagggCCATGAGGAGTACATAAGTGAATGTGACTTAAGGGGTAGACGCCCTTGGGAAGCAATCAGGGGGAATATAAGTGCAGTTGAATTTTGCAGGGTTGAAGCACTTGAGTATACTTCCCGTCCAGGTTCAGGAGAGAGTTGCTCTAAAATGACACTTAAATTTATAGATCCTTCATCTGCAGTGTCAGGTAAAACATTTCAGCTGACACTGCCCGAAGTAACCGGTTTTCCCGATTTCCTTGTTGAGAGAACTAAATATGATGTGGCTATGGAGAGGAACTGGACTACCAGGGATAAATGCCGTGTCTGGTGGAAAAACGAGGGTGAAGAAGATGGGGATTGGTGGGAAGGTCGAATTATTGGTGTGCAAGCTAAATCTGCGGAATATCCAGATAGTCCTTGGGAAAGGTACATTGTCAGATACAAGAAGGGTGATCCATCAGAACAACATCGACATAGTCCTTGGGAACTGTTTGACTCTGATACTCAATGGAAGCAGCCTCAGATTGATGAGAATATCCGAGCCAGGCTGCTGCATGCCATGGACAAGCTGGAGCAATCTGGAAACAAAGCTAAGGTATCCACTATGGGCTGTTATCTATTTGCTATGGTCATTGCAGGCAGCAGAATATGTATGTTTCATTGAAAATGTATCCTCACAATCTTAATTATATGTCAGGATAATTATGGGGTACAAAAAATGAGACAAGTTTCACAGAGGTCACAATTCATCAACAGGTGCGCTCGCTCTTCTAATCAcggttactttttttttttttttttttttgagtactactgactctgttacaatgtagtatctgttcatagctactttctcaacctaatcaCGGTTACTTCATTCAACTGTTTCtgcttatatttatatatattcataagaCAAGACATTATTGTGTTCATAAGCAATGCATAGCTTTGCTGCATGTATTTAGTCAAACACAATACGGTAGTCCTGATTCACTGGGGAAATTTTCCGCTTTTGTTTCAATTTATAGGTTCCCTGTGCCCTTGTCTCTTGAAATCATCCATGCCAGACTGAAGAACAACTACTATAGACGGTTGGATGCAGTGAAGCACGACATAGACGTGATGCTGTTAAATGCTGAATCTTACTTTGGAAGAAGCGctgaactttcaaaaaaaatcaaacaattgtCCAGCTTCCTTACTAAAACCCTTTCATCTTTGTAGCTGCCCCGCCCTTGATACAATTTTGTAGAAAGCTTATACTGCATTGATCTAAGCAAAGATGTCCATAAAACTTTACAGGAAATGGTAGggaaagaaacaaaacaaaaaaaaaaaagatctttcTTTTACTAGGTTTTTAGCAGCCAGCTTTAAGCCTTTAACCAACGTTTAAGAGAAGTAGTAGCTTTTGATCAGAGGATACTGGACACATATGACAAAGAAAGGCTTAGCGGAAAGTAGTATCATGGCGCTGGAAAAATTGTCCAGCAATTCATTTGTATAGTGTATGGGGATTGAAATTtgtcattaattaattcaaagttTGTTCCTTCCATTCTGTTTGTTTCAGTACAACACGTCACaattattgtagaaaatatcaATTTCTACGAAATTAATGAAGAATGTTTACCATGCATATATGTAATACTTACTCATCATATATAAAAGGTCATAGTACAATTCCTTGGTCTATTTAATGCTCTGACAAATGAAGAGCAAACAAGTGAGTGTATGGGGGATAGCCTAAAATACGCCGGTGAGGAGATTTGCTACTGTTGAGATTGCAGCACCTGTTATGGCACATTGCACAACCTGCTCGTGAGAATGATCATCTGTGGTCAGAGCCAATGCCGCTCCTGTAACTGCGCCAGCCAGCGCGCTGTTTTTCTGCCAACAACCAATTACATACCTCTTGAGACTTGAGTACGTACGTATGGTAGGTTATCAGGCCATATTATTATGAACACCACAAAACCAAAGATATAATAAGCATGCGTACATGTGTTTAGTTGTGTGACTCTAGCTAGGTTGATATAATTTCCTGGTTACAAAGTTTAAGATCTTCAAAGTGTTTAGATGATAGCTCTCCTTTTATCTTTTGCCTTTTGGAACATTTcttttcaattaattatgaGGCTCTAGAGTTTATAGCATgtgctttttaattttatggatATGTTTAGAGAGTTAGCCCTGGGTGATACAGCTATATGTTAGCCcctaagtgtatatatatatatgtgtgtgtgtgtgtgtgtgagagagagagagagagagagataataTCATAACAATTTTCTCATATATTCAACATAAAGTAAGAAAAAGCCTACCCAATCATGTACCCCTCGAGCCTCCTTCAGCCCATAGGTAAGACCAGAATACATTCCTGCAGCAAATCCTGCCCATACAtgcaaaatcattttttttctcaagcACAATAGCCATTTTTTCTATGGTTTTAGGAACAATAATAACTAGCTAACATGTCTTCCGCCTATACCTCCTTTCATTATTACATGAATAAAAGCCATGCTTGAAAAGGTACTTACATTACACCTTACAATAAGGGGGTAACAAGTTCAATAAGTAATGCTCCATCAACGAATATTGCATTTCTTTATAAAATGTTTTAAGATTTTGTTTCAAGCAAAACATCTATTAAATCAGGAAAAAGTATCCATTTGTTAACAAAACATATCACCAAAATCAATGTTGTATTTCAAACACATGCACAGACAAAAAGAACTTGAATTACCCCATTGCATAGATTCCTTCCCAGTGTTCGTTATCTGAAAATACCCCCAAAAACAAGACATTAGAATTCACCTCTACCTCATTTCAAGGCATCAAACACAAATTACCTTTAAttctttatattaaatatattttccatATCACACATTCTTAAACCTATATATGACTAGACCCAAAGGCATACAACAATATTGACTGTAATAGATATATTTCACATGCCTAGATGAAAATaggtaaattttaaaatctgCCTATTTTTGTTTGAGCCATgtcaaatatatcaattatagTCAATATACCAAGGCATACATAGCTTTGATAATGTATAGGGCTCCATTAACTGACCAAAGCATCAATTTGTATGAAAATTAACCATGACAATATCTTAGGTTTTGAGAATGGAGATAACAAACTCATTTTTTCCAAGGTTGTCTCTGCatgaaaaaaaatggagaatgaCAATACCAGCAAGTAAATGAAGAGAACAAAGGCAGAGGTGAACAGCTCACCAATGCCTCAACTGACTTTCTGTTATTCTGCCCTGCACCATAATAAGAACACTATTATAAGGAGACTTTCTGACAGGGTTTAAATGCTATATATTCCTGACAACTTTTTCCTTGGTTTAGATGAACAGAGGAAAGGTCTTTCAATTGGCATATGAAATCAACTATGGTCTGtcatattgaatatttaaagaaaagaaaaaaaattctatataaTACTAGCCAATAAACACATGTTTATTCAATAAACACTCAACTGCAATATGAAGGAGACAGTAAAAAGGATGTGGATTGATGTTTCATTTGAACA includes:
- the LOC116000943 gene encoding PH-interacting protein — protein: MDFRKCISPCVSPAGNMKSLSFSGKAKGKAHSLDPQIKTTETDMDIDMGEIYFLIMHFLSMGPCHKTYGQFWNELLENQLLPRRYHAWYSRSGIKSGDENDDGISFPLSYNKLAERYPHVEKDHLVKLLKQLLLSAAVPSREAVGGNTINAATVPTLLGTDSFSLLSSDQNKRNDDVTHPPGHLRWPHMKADQVRGLSLREIGGGFARHHRAPSNRAACYAIAKPSTMVQKMENIKKVRGHRNAVYCAIFDRSGRYVITGSDDRLVKIWSMETAYCLASCRGHEGDITDLAVNFNNTLVASASNDYIIRVWRLPDGLPISVLRGHSAAVTAIAFSPRPGSVYQLLSSSDDGTCRIWDARHSQFSPRVYVPKPPESVAGPSTLVQSHSIFCCAFNASGTFFVTGSSDFLARVWNACKSNTDDLEKPNYEIDVLAGHENDVNYVQFSGSAVTSRYSLSDSSKEENIPKFKNSWFTHDNIVTCSRDGSAIIWIPRPRRSHGKSGRWQKAYHLKVPPPPMPPQPPRGGPRQRILPTPRGVNMIAWSLDNRFVLAAIMDCRICVWNAVDGSLVHSLTGHTASTYVLDVHPFNPRIAMSAGYDGKTIVWDIWEGAPIRTYEIGRFKLVDGKFSPDGTSIILSDDVGQLYILNTGEGESQKDAKYDQFFLGDYRPLIQDTNGNVLDQETQLAPYRRNMQDLLCDSVMIPYPEPYQSMYQKRRLGALGIEWRPSSIRFAVGPDVTLDQDYPMLPIADLEMLIEPLPGIIDAMDWEPAIENLSEDTDSEYHVTEDTSGGEQGSFSSNAPGDPASSGGDSDDDTQRDSRRRSKRKKQKGEVEIMSSFGRRVKRKNLDEYEGSSLRNNHGRKSRNGRKTSKKKSSKSSRPRRAAARNALHLFSRITGASADGEDEDCSEGDSSESKSTVQDSYTESEESDVSLHDEHHGHSKGKEVCLDQSEDMGMLFQDPKSHLNYGNRKRLVLKLPNRDSNRAAPPQSAKLEYESESAQAGPSSTAFHEADGAPEYKCQDNLPGLTDNDGTERSETRQLRSQHFYLLDGCKGGNMRWGGVRSRTSKHSRTGDLPQSGSHAGVNLNVSGHVQTENVIDEDSTMENECERIHPSSGFQNHEDNGMIHSIEPSPHTGMLGNSESAETAEKYVDECKNSEELPTCSHKMADNPDVPSVPCANGTGDHPPLKDRVTGIPTRLRIRSKNSADLDSRSKTDEKSELEISRLNPCCGADDASQETPKILSSNLPCNDNFERPSVANGLDEKQVEQESAGGATGSSVQDSKQLQSEDRMFSAVYRRSRFGRGRSNVECLGGGSMETSTSNSQSLTPAEGNGNIGEAVRRTRSIRLRPTSGDINLSGSNLRFRKPRDHTVPPSTGLERASGNRGGDESPNDESRSNSKVAVGVRSTRIRRSSFYIREPSPPDRRKSNQSAKSSWLMLVAREEHRYIPQQGDEVVYLRQGHEEYISECDLRGRRPWEAIRGNISAVEFCRVEALEYTSRPGSGESCSKMTLKFIDPSSAVSGKTFQLTLPEVTGFPDFLVERTKYDVAMERNWTTRDKCRVWWKNEGEEDGDWWEGRIIGVQAKSAEYPDSPWERYIVRYKKGDPSEQHRHSPWELFDSDTQWKQPQIDENIRARLLHAMDKLEQSGNKAKDNYGVQKMRQVSQRSQFINRFPVPLSLEIIHARLKNNYYRRLDAVKHDIDVMLLNAESYFGRSAELSKKIKQLSSFLTKTLSSL
- the LOC116000944 gene encoding outer envelope pore protein 16-2, chloroplastic-like — translated: MSSNLETPRSLLDEIRHFEQCGFLELGHPLLNRVAEAFLKSAGIGAIQAVAREACSSAVLGGCKNTSAVPPETSGTKKRQRFPDLKGQNNRKSVEALITNTGKESMQWGFAAGMYSGLTYGLKEARGVHDWKNSALAGAVTGAALALTTDDHSHEQVVQCAITGAAISTVANLLTGVF